The sequence agaccgggagggtggacgatggaggagccgaccgatactgggtcgacggttgccgcagcagaacgccgcggacacatgcgcgaaaatgcgtcgcaccgcggacggggagcgcgtctacgtcgagtggagcctcctggagccatgcggagtcgtcggcgatgaaggtgagagtgccgagacggatctcttgacccttgaccaaaactccagcagacaccatgatgagagtactcggaagaatcgcaacttctccacaaaatcgctaaaacacctgccccaaggtgggcgccaactgtcgtggttctaagcctgacagtagagtggggggtaggtatggagaggcaaggtcctagctatggagaggttgtaagcacaaaggatgtacgagttcaggcccttctcggaagaagtaacagccctacgtctcggagcccggaggcggtcgagtggattatgaatgtatgaattacaaggtgccgaacccttctgcctgtggaggggggtggcttatatagagtgcgccaggaccccagccagcccacgtaggagagggtttaaggtgagttaagtctggggcgttactggtaacgccccacataaagtgcctttactatcataaagtctacttgattacaggccgttgcagtgcagagtgcctcttgacctcctggtggtcgagtgagtcttcgtggtcgagtccttcagaccagtcgagtgagtcctcattggtcgactggaaggcgacctcttctaaggatgtcttggggtaagttacttggatcaggtccatgaccctaccctaggtacataaccccatcaggtgTAGCCGGTATTACTCGCAACTGGAGAAGTCCACACATCACTGTGAAGTAGTTCAAACGGATACGATGCAACTGACGAGGAAGTGCTAAAAGGAAGCCGAGTATGTTTGCCTAGACGACACGCATGACAAGTGTGACCGTCGGTCTTATTACAAGTGAAAgaaaaactcctaagaatatgacgaagggtggTGTCGTTCGGATGtcccaagcgagcgtgccaaagaTCCACACCGACGGAGAGGGCGACCggagaggtggaggtggaggcgggtgGGTGGActgggtagagctcgtcggggctatcacatcggtggagcaccatccgggtacgggcgtccttgacagaaaaaccacacatgtcaaattcaacggtgACAGGGTTATCACGAGTAAGGgaacgaacggaaacaagattagTAATGAGTTCGGGAGAGACAAGTATGTTAGATAATGAAATCGGTGTAGATGTGGACGGAAAGTAAGCATGGCCTATGTGCGTGATAGGGAGAGATGACCCATCGCCAACAGTAATACGATTGGAGGTATGAACAGGATATGAGGAGTGGAGAGTACCGGGATTGGCAGCCATATGAGAGGTGGCGCCACTATCCATGTACCAATCGCCGCCACCCGTGTAGTTGGCTGGGGAGGGGGCGGACTGGAGCGCCGCGAGAAGGGCCGGATCCCATGGAGCCGGCGGGAGCGGCGGCGCCGACGATGGCAGTGCGGCATATGGCGCCGCGGCATAGGGCACCGGCGGCAGCGCGGTGTAGGGCGCCATGGCGTAGGCGCCTGGAGATGGCGCGGCGTACGGCGCTGCTGGAGGCGCGGCGTACGGCGCCTGTGGCGCGGCGATCAGCGCCTGGTGCGCTGCGGGACGTGGCCCCAGAAGGCCAGGAGCGGGCGGGCGGGGCACCGGCATGCTATACGCATGCACCAGGCCCGTCCACGGGTTCTGGGCCGCGGCCCAGGGCGCGGTGGCCTGCTGCTGACGAGGCTGGCCCCCCTGGCCGTTTCCCTTGCGACCGCGACGCCCACCATGGCGGCGATCGGAGGAGGCAAGCGGGGGTGGCGGCCCCTGGAAGTGGCCCGCTGGTGGCGGCGggtacgacccgtaggaggccgcCGGAGGAGGGAACCGCGGCGCGGCGGGCGCCTGTGGAGCCGGCGGGGGCGGGCCGCTGCGGGAGGTCCCGGCAGCGAGGGCGACGTGGGTCGCCCTAGTTTTCGCCATCTTCATGCGACGTTCCTCCAGACGCAAGTAAGCCACAACCTTGGCAAAGGTTGGCTCCGGGATCAAGGTGAGGTTGGAGGCAGCGTTGCCGAACTCTTCATTGAGCCCGGCGGAGAGGGTGCTGAGGAGGAGATCGTCGGAGATGATTTCGTCGAGATCACGGAGCTCATCTGCAAGTTTCTTGAGACGCATGCAATAGTCATCGACAGAGGAATCAAGTTGATGCGACCCAAAAAACTCTTGTTGAAGAAAAACCCGGCGTTGGAGTTGGTTGTCGGTGAAGAGCCCGTTGAGTTTGGTCCAAACGGCGATGGCGTCATCCCCGTCGCTGACCACCGTGTTGAAGAGATCCttggagatggtgaggtagaaccaccAGATGAGTGTAGCATCGATGGTCGTCCACTCTACATCACCGAGCATGAGGCTGGAATCCACGGAACCGTCGACGTGATCATGGAGATGATACTCGCGGAACACTAGAGAGAAATAGGTCTTCCAGGCATAGTAGGTGGAGGTGGAGTAGTCAAGGCACACGGGGACACGGCGGTGGATGTCAAGATCGCGGATGAGCACGGGATCGGGGCCGGCGAAGGGGTTGGGGACGACGGAACCGGATGCGGAGGAGGCGGGTGAGGCCATGGCGATGTCGGGTGGGAGAGGGAAggtggtggtgcggctggaggggAAGCAGCGGCAGGGAGAAGAAGCGGCAGCGGCGGTGCAgctagggggcggcggcggcggtgatgcggCGGCGGCAGCCTAGGGCGCGGCGGCAGCAGGAGCGGAAGCTGTTTAGGAAGAGGATCGTGTGAGGAAAACTGATACCATATTGTTTGGCAATGCAACTCTCAATTGATTTGGGTGCATACACGCACGTATATATTTACAATGAGCAGCCCACGGCCTCGACTATACATGGTAACTAGGAGGCGGGGCAAGGTAGGAAATGATCCTACATATACGTGCGATATACTGCCTATACAAAAGATATTCaacatctagaactaaaatacatctagatacatccacatgcgcgacaagtaattcggaacggagggagtagtacatatgaTGCCTGAGATGGTTGACTGAAGCTTAAGGAATCACTTTGGGGGCGATTGTGCATTATCTTAAAGTACATGCACATTCATGCAGATTGCAGAACTAGAACCAAAAATAGAGAGGCACAGATGAAAATTAGTAAGAGCTTAGCTAATGAGATTACATCATCATCCGATCTTCTTGAAGAGAAAAAAGATGTTCGCTTCTCCAGAGAATCAGTACACACGAGTTGCACGATATGTATCAGCCCGTATCAGCCGAATGGATGGGCCGCGCTAGATTGGATCAGCTGACGCCGTCGAAGTTGCTGCTCATGAGTTGCAACGTAGCGCTCGGCAGCGGCCGGTTCACATGCGGTTGCTCTGCATGCATGACCACGTACACCGCATCAACATCGATCTAGCTAAGTTAACTCATGGCAATCGATTGATCCAAGGGGCTTGAGCTTACTCttgatggcctcgagctcggccgGCGTGACCCTCGCCGAGAACCCGCTGACCACGTTCTTGTAGTTGTATATGATGGCCGCCTTCGCCTTCTCCTCGCTTCAACACGAACACACAATcaccatgcacgcacgcacgccaaCGTATGAATTGGATCACACACGGCCGATCGAGTCGTATACGTACCTGCCGAGGGCGGCGGTGAGGATGCCGAGGTGGTACTGCATGCAGGTGACGCCGGGCGGTGTGGGGTCGACGAAGAACAGGTAGGTGGCGGGCGGCCCGTCCGCCGCGGCGCCCATGAcgacggcgccgaggacgaggagtgTGAGGAAGGTGGCCGTCGGAGGCGTCATTGCATGCAAGATCGATTCGATCGATCGGGCAGGAAAGGTTTCCTCTTGTCTCGTCAGTTCTCTGTTTATGGAGCTACGAGGAGACGAGGCCCGTATTGAACGGCGCCGGTTGTTCGGTCGCGACAGCGCTTTTGTCCCATGGCTCCGAAAATAGCAACTTCCTGCATGTACGTACGTTCATCTCGATGTTGCAATCAAATTTCGGacagttttttcttcaatttacaTGAGGTAttgcgaaccaacatgtggttgaatGGTTACGAAAAAgagtttcccccgctttgtattacaaagcaaccatccgATACGACCAACGATAGCAGCTCgggcggaagcagcacaatcacacccaaaaaaatgaaagagaaaaaaaaagaaacaaatgccgataacAGCGGGTCGACAAAAATGACGAAGCCTCGTGACCGCTGCGTCCACCGGAGATCGCCCACCAAGCTCTGAGACTCCGAAGCACCAGTACCaatcaacaccttcaagaaggaacgcGACGATGACGACGTTGCTGCCAAGGGTTTTCCCCGATACACGGCGAGGAGAGAGAAAGGGTAGCCCCGACACCTTTCAGGAAGGTCCAGCggcaccctcaggcgccaccgcgtcagtgtcggccaagccaacagggatttctcccgatcccagccTCTACCTCAAGCACTTCGGAGctcgccaccaaaccgaccaccacccAACGCCAATACGGACAGGAAGCTTCACACGTTGTCTCACCACGACACCGCGAAAATGGTCTGCACAACGAAGAAGAGGAGCCGTGACTAGGGCAACAACACCGTCGACatacgggagggccccacctccaccatcCATGACGGTACCCGACCGGATGCCATAGCAGGAGCCTACCAGGCCCGTggcccacaggcccggccgggccCTCAAAGGCCCGGACAGCTCCCGCCTCCGTGTAGCAGCTGGCACACCATCGGCCTCGCTGTCCCAGTCCAAGCCGCTCCCCAACATCCCCATACATAAGGCGTCgcggtcactagtagaaaaagggtcaaatgtgagacactaatgtgtccattagtgccggttcaaatggctaggagggaggagatctttagtaccggttcagtgccaaactttagtaccggttcatgccacgaaccggtactaaagatgctgggGCCCGGCCagcacatttagtaccggttcgtggcatgaaccggtacgaaagaggttgtggcaggctgtttttagtcccaccttttttttcgcgaatacgcaaagcttgcgtatcattcatTGATAGAAGAACTTAGAGCGAATACAGTGGGGTACAACCCATGACACGAACGCAAGAGGCGCGAACATGGTTGACGAAGCAAAGAGACATGAGAAGCTCGACccaaacaaagaaaaacacagctAAACTCGCCAACCTGGGAAGCAACCCAAGCAACAACTAGATGACCAACATCTCCACATCTAGCACCGAGGACACCGTGAGCAAACAAGACAACGCCTTCACGAAGGAGAACGACACCAAGATGCCGTCGTCGTCCGATCCGAAAaaccggacctagggtttcccctgatgcTCGAAGAGGGGCACGAATAACGGCCATgacagcgccttcaagaaggtgacggcACCCGCGGGTGTCGCCGCTGCCAGCATAAGATGCAGGGATATCGCCCTGGCCATGTACCGAGCAATCCCAAGCCGTCGGAGTACGATTCGGAGAAGAGGAAGTCAGGCATACGCCAGAACTGCATCGCCGGAAGGGGAGCCACGCTCGACGCCGAGGAGGCACCGGGCGCCGCCGGACGTGCGAGCTCCAAAGGAGGGTGAGGTTGCATGGTTGAGCGGAACATGAGGATGCGATGGTAGCCAAGCCCCGGACGACCCAAGATCTGGAAAAGAGCGCAGACCAAGGCCACTGGGACCGGAGCAACATGGACGCCGAcagacccaaggagctgaaagggGACGCAGCTCACAGAGGGTGCCGTAATCAAAGATGCACCGGGTGAATGGCCAACCAAGGATGCCAGCAGGGTTGTGGTGGTGCGGAGACGCcgaggatccatcaagcctaaggTGCCGGAAAGAGCGCAGCGCCCGAGGCAGGTCAGATCCAAAGCTGCGCCGGCTGGCCATGGACACAGGAGGGGGCGCAGGTCCATGACCGTCGGGCCGAAGCCGGCCCTGCtgggtggtgatggtggtggtgtagAAGACTCGCGCTCAGCCAAAGCTCCCGGCCGGCGAGCTGCAGGAAACAACCGCTGTGGGACACAACCGAACACCTCCATGACAGGAAGCTCGAATACGGGGTGGGGGAGGGGGTCGGTGGAGAGGTGAGACGCGGCAAGGAGGGCGCGCCCGGACGCCGCTGCAGGCCGGCCGGAGAGCACCGCGGCCGGCCGGACGAGAAGCCCCCAAATCGCATCTAGGGAGGAACGGGACCGCACCGCGCCCAGGGAGCCGCATCCGGTGAAGGCCACCCGCGCCTCCCAGCGAATCGGAGAGGAGACAACAGGGGGTGGCCGGCCCTGTCGTCGGGGGAGGCCGCCGGTGCCGCCGCGGACCAGATCTGGGGGTGGGGCAGGCtgaggggcggggcggggcgatGGAGCAGGAAAaagagggccccgccgccgccatcataGGGCCCGGCGCGGCTTCGCCGGCCAGCCCTCCGGCGACGGCGACGCGCGGGCGGGCGGAAGGTGGTTGCCAGGCCGGCGGTGGCTGGATTTTCCCCCGTGTCGCCCGGCTCGGGCGACGCGGGGGTCGGGGGTGCCTTCTGTGGaccttttagtcccacctcactcccctagcaagatttttaccaccttaagtatgttactccctccgtaaactaatataagagcgtttagattactattttagttatctaaacactcttatattagtttacagagggagtacttctcaaactatcacaagcatttggtcttcattgaactctatgtgtataatttgtggactcaatatgagtcttcaccggtttctaaaccgttgaggactcatattgacaattcagattgtacacaaaaagatcattgataatcaatgtatttttaatgtatatttttacatgtttatgccctcactctctccactcactcggtctccccctcaatcccccgcgccggtcctcccccgccaGCCGCCACTCACTTcgaaactagacgcacttcgtgtacaaactggacaatctctttcggagtatcagggtttcgaacgagaactcatctgttacacgggcacttcagtttttttaaacttatttgaactccagacttttttttgagccggcattatgcagcattcgaagcgacgtcatcaattttcaacatgttctgacatcatttgctttttTTCAGTCACCGGtttgtttagatcagagctaaattaccgtgaaattgaaaatcactacaaaacaaactctgaaaatgttgaaggtatcatcatttcacccgcatagcatgtgcgaaagagtagagagggtcgcggcaaaaactggacgcacttcgtgtacaaactcgacaatctctttcggagtatcagggtttcggacgagaactcatctgttataggggcacttcatttttttaaacttatttgaactctagactttttttgcgttcagtatgtagcattcaaagcgacgtcgtcaatttccaacacgttctgacatcatttgctgtttttccgtCATTTACCACTTTGTTTAGAGAGctgaatgaccgtgaaattgaaaatcactacaaaatgaagcattatgcagcattcgaagcaactcatctgttacacgggcactttagtatgcagcattcaaagcgacgtcatcatttaccaatttgtttagagagctaaagcaaaaatattcacaaagaaagtaaatacagcaaaaaaactactcagaaatagatagaagaaaaaataaagaagaaaagaaaaaactatatacaaaaattactcaaaaataaatagaagaaaataaataatgcggataagaaaaaactaaaaaaactactcagaaataaatataagaaaaaaataaagcagaaaataaaaaaactatataaaaaattactcaaaaataactagaacaaaatagataatgcagcaaagaaaaaaactaaaaaactactcagaaataaatagaagaaaaaaagcagaaaagaaaaaactatataaaaaagattactcaaaaataaatagaagaaaataaacaatgcagaaaagaaaaaaaagaaaaaaactactcagaaacaaatagaagaaaaaaaataaagcagaaaagaaaaaactatataaaagaattactcaaaaataaatagaagaaaataaataatgtagaaaaaaactatacaaaaaattgTTGGGGTGCAGTCCAGTGGGCCTgctagacctagggtgtgcaaattcaggcccaaAAAGGccggcaggctcacagggcagcgcgccctagttaggcccagaagcctgctatatagagaagttcgaaggagcagccgcggctgggtttataaaccagtgcaactacccttcgctcggcgaggtgggactaaacatatatAGTGCATCGCGGGTGGCAGCGCAcaatcattagtaccggttggtcactagtagaaaaagggcctacaatcccggttggtgagggcctttagtcccggttcatgaaccgggactaaagggtcggtactaatgccctgaccctttagtcccggttcaatccagaaccgggacagatgggcctccacgtggcatgTCCGCTGAGcctaggcaggagggcctttggtcccggttggtggcaccaaccgggaccaataggcatccacgcgtcagcatttctgtggctggggtttttgtttttttatgaaaagtggggggggggggtttggggggttttgggggggttaatttaggtgtttcatatattgtgctatagctagctaattaatagagagaagtgtcctctcttttgtccgtgcttggtcgacgctacgtaccatacatacgtatagagaggactagctagacacgctagctagctagtaagcaaacagaagatcgtcatgaacatatatgcatacagagagaagtgatatcgaccacctctccttctccgagagattggtcgaacaacaagttctcgtatatctatccgacactaccggctacatatatacaataattatcttttacaaatatataagctcctaaaatacggacgcgtggtccacatagtattctccgtcttcagcgatcacgtggtcaagaaagaatgccgccaattcctcttgaattgctcgcatgcgatctggtgctaggagttcatcccgcatccaaaacatctaattttaagaaggggtcaatacatatatatatatatatatatatgaatgaatgaaactcaacacaaatgatggtaataaaataaaattgtgaatattgttatttacgcacttcatattgtttgtcggagtagccctgctcacaggtcgtgtggcggatggactcgcaaatgtagtatccacagaaatcattcccttgttcctgccacaaccactttacaagaaatagaggtcaatcaaactgataattagcaagcatgctaaatgataTTGATGAAattagcgcttgaatcactaggagatgcctggaatatgctactatatagtacttactttcgggtgcctaaattgcagcttcttcggtagtcccggagcttttttggtgaattttctccaagccctgccatacaaagaaaacaattacttgatatcagaaatgaacaaagttgctgatatggtggataatgatcgatttaacttacttctcgagcatttcagtcatgtccgcatactccttgggatcttttcgcttggagtctaagacagttactacccccttctcaagcttaatctctaggagaatatagtggtagctgcgcacacatgcataactcatcaatattacattactataacctggactaataaggaaaccgaatatgccacaagacagtaacactcacttgaagttgtaaggaaagagtattatatctttgtgttcatttatttccaacgatcgtagcaagttggcctcggtttcttgggcacgagattgaacctcagttgcatctatgagatacgtgttaatgaacccaatatctcccacttgtcttttcttcaattcggcgatcttcaatctgcataatatagtgaggataattataaatacatgcaaatgaaagggctgagttatatagagagacttaatgacggaacccaatatctcccacttgtcctcacggtctactttttcaccctctccttcttgcac comes from Triticum aestivum cultivar Chinese Spring chromosome 5B, IWGSC CS RefSeq v2.1, whole genome shotgun sequence and encodes:
- the LOC123117647 gene encoding subtilisin-like protease SBT3.17, which gives rise to MTPPTATFLTLLVLGAVVMGAAADGPPATYLFFVDPTPPGVTCMQYHLGILTAALGSEEKAKAAIIYNYKNVVSGFSARVTPAELEAIKKQPHVNRPLPSATLQLMSSNFDGVS